The proteins below come from a single Deltaproteobacteria bacterium genomic window:
- a CDS encoding acyl-CoA dehydrogenase, protein MGQNFYKRNDRDVRFVLKEQLGVERLLEFEAYKDFSIDDFEMILDQAQKIAANELAPTFQDGDRIGARFENGQVSVPESFHRCWEVFKEGGWFGLAVNPEFDGQGLPLVIAEAASEFMMSANFAFCCYSGMGVGNGGMIERYGNDKQREMFVKKMYNGTWCGSMCLTEPGVGSDAHMVTVKAVPDGDTFRIQGTKIFITSGEHNLVENIIHLVIARIEGAPEGAKGVSLFAVPKIWVNEDGSLGDPNDVACIGIEHKMGLSGSATCVMNFGENGKCRAHLIGQPGMGLAYMFDMVNLARTAVGLEAVAFGANIYANVLAYAKERVQGVPFGKKGGRARIVEHADVRRMLMNLKALTEGMRALVYQAYFMEDLVRSSPSEEERKKARGRMELLTPLVKAYCSDRIFEMGREGIQILGGYGFTKEYPVEQYTRDCKILSIWDGTNYIQSIDLIGRKLNLEGGKVFQDWINEVKQFVQDYKANPTFSADMGLLEEALETLVEISLYYARCVQEGKMVLIPLTATRFLDSMAEVAIAHLLLDQGLIAEKKIKEGNCGEADARFYKGKIETVHYSVRNFLPQVFGRARIIRMEDTSAVDIKEEWL, encoded by the coding sequence ATGGGACAGAATTTTTATAAGCGGAATGACCGGGATGTGCGCTTCGTCTTAAAGGAACAACTTGGTGTCGAACGTTTGCTGGAATTTGAGGCCTACAAGGATTTTTCGATAGACGATTTCGAGATGATCCTGGACCAGGCCCAGAAGATCGCGGCCAATGAACTGGCCCCCACCTTTCAGGACGGGGATCGGATAGGTGCCCGATTTGAAAACGGACAGGTTTCGGTGCCCGAATCTTTTCACCGTTGCTGGGAGGTCTTCAAGGAAGGGGGCTGGTTCGGCTTGGCCGTCAACCCGGAATTCGACGGACAGGGGCTTCCCCTGGTCATTGCCGAGGCGGCTTCCGAGTTCATGATGAGCGCCAACTTTGCCTTCTGTTGTTACTCCGGCATGGGGGTGGGCAACGGCGGGATGATCGAACGTTACGGGAATGATAAGCAAAGGGAGATGTTCGTCAAAAAGATGTACAACGGCACCTGGTGCGGAAGCATGTGTCTGACCGAGCCGGGGGTAGGGTCCGATGCCCACATGGTGACCGTCAAGGCCGTCCCGGATGGTGATACCTTTCGAATTCAAGGGACAAAAATATTTATAACCTCCGGAGAACATAATCTGGTGGAGAACATCATCCATTTAGTGATCGCCCGCATCGAAGGGGCGCCGGAAGGGGCCAAGGGGGTGTCTCTCTTTGCCGTGCCCAAGATCTGGGTCAATGAAGACGGTTCCCTTGGAGACCCCAATGACGTGGCCTGTATCGGCATCGAGCATAAGATGGGGTTGAGCGGTTCGGCCACCTGCGTCATGAACTTCGGAGAAAACGGCAAGTGCCGGGCCCATCTGATCGGCCAGCCGGGCATGGGCCTGGCCTACATGTTCGACATGGTCAACCTGGCCCGAACGGCCGTGGGTCTCGAGGCCGTGGCCTTCGGGGCCAACATTTACGCCAATGTCCTGGCCTATGCCAAAGAGCGGGTCCAGGGTGTGCCTTTCGGGAAAAAGGGGGGCCGGGCACGGATCGTGGAGCATGCCGATGTACGGCGCATGCTCATGAATCTAAAGGCCCTGACCGAGGGGATGCGGGCACTGGTTTACCAGGCCTATTTCATGGAAGATTTAGTCCGTTCCTCTCCCTCGGAAGAGGAACGGAAAAAGGCCCGGGGCCGGATGGAACTGTTGACGCCCCTGGTCAAGGCCTACTGTTCGGACCGGATTTTTGAAATGGGCCGGGAGGGGATACAAATCCTGGGAGGATACGGCTTTACCAAGGAGTACCCGGTGGAGCAATACACCCGGGATTGCAAGATCCTTTCCATCTGGGACGGGACCAATTACATCCAGTCCATTGATCTTATCGGCCGGAAGTTGAACCTGGAAGGGGGTAAAGTATTCCAGGACTGGATCAACGAAGTGAAGCAATTTGTCCAGGATTATAAAGCGAACCCGACCTTTTCTGCGGATATGGGTCTTCTGGAAGAGGCCCTGGAAACCCTGGTGGAGATCAGCCTGTATTATGCCCGCTGTGTCCAGGAGGGGAAAATGGTCCTGATCCCCCTGACGGCCACCCGCTTTCTGGACTCCATGGCCGAGGTGGCCATCGCCCATCTGCTGCTCGACCAGGGCCTGATCGCCGAAAAAAAAATCAAGGAAGGAAATTGCGGTGAGGCCGATGCCCGTTTCTACAAGGGTAAGATCGAGACGGTGCATTATTCTGTCCGCAATTTTCTACCCCAGGTCTTTGGACGAGCCAGGATCATCCGTATGGAGGATACCTCTGCCGTCGATATCAAAGAAGAATGGCTGTGA